TCTCCACGTTGACGACGAGGCTATCGAAATACTCGGCGAGGCAGTCGCGGAAGCCGACCTCACGCTTGTGCTGGGGACGAACGAAATTAGCGATCGGCAGGGGAGCGAGACGCTCTACAATTCGCTGTTTTACTTCGACAATACCGGGGAGCTGATGGGCCGTCACCGGAAGCTAATGCCAACCCACGAGGAGCGTGCCATCTGGGGCCGTGGCGACCCGTCGAGTCTGGCCACCTACGAAACGGATGTCGGCCGACTCGGCGGGCTCATCTGCTATGAGAACCACATGACGCTCTCGAAGGCGGCGCTGACTACAATGGGTGAGGAGATACACGCTGCTGTCTGGCCCGGTTTCTGGGAACAGCACGGTCATCCCGGAGACAAAACCCGAGCGGAGACGAGCGAAGCTGTAGACTCCTGTGATGTCTATCCCGCGATGCGTGAGTACGCCTTCGAAACCCAGTCGTTCGTCGCTGCGTGCTCGGCGTACATGAGCGAGGCTGTGCCGGACGGATTTTCGGAGGACGAACTCGGATTCAACGTCGCCGCGGGCGGGAGTATGCTGGTCAACCCGGCGGGGATTGTCAAAGCCGGTCCACTGATTGGCGAGGAAGGGCTCCTGACTGCCGAGTTCAGGGACGACGAACGCCGGGCGACAAAGGCGTACTTCGATGCGATGGGTCATTACACCCGATGGGACGCCGTCAATCTGTCCATCAGCGACGAGACGCTAGCGCCGTCACAGCCTCAAGAAGCCAGCAAGCATGCCGTGGCCGGAAACGGCTCGCTCTCAGCAGCACGGGCACAGGCGATAGCCGACGAGTACGATGTTCCTGTCGAGGCTGTCGAAGCAGTCGTCGACGAATTAGTCGGCTAATCGGCCGCAGCTAGTCCATTCTTGAACGGACTGCAAAACGATGGTCGAAGTATTACTTGTTGTAACTGTCGGGAATCAACACGACACCGTGGAAATCGAAGAGGTCGGACACAACCGACTCAATACGACCGAAGTTCGGTGGGAGGGCGACGGCCGGCAGATAAAAATCGTTGTTCGAGAACTTGTTGTTCTCGGTAGCTCTCTTTTGTGATTTACTCATTTCAATATTATATACTTGCTATAGCATTCTAAGCCCGTTGGTGGATAATTACGGGTATTTATTACAGGTAATTTTAATGATTGTTAGCATATATTACCCTCAGAACGCGTGCTTCTCGCCAAATATGCCGAACGAGTGACAGATGGCCCTTGGATTGTTTTAGGTTTGTTCCGACTCCAAAGCAGATCCCAGATTTGTTTTCAGCGGTGAAAACAAACCCTTCCGAGCACTATGCAGGTCCTCGGATTACAACCAGTTTTATATTTTTGCCCTCGTGTGTGCATCTGTGTATGTAAACATTGACGTGGAGTCCCAGCATATACACGGCAACTCACCGATGATTGTGTTCAAGTGTCGAGCCAGTATTGATCTGTGACGACTCGATAGCAGTCCGCCTCCCACACAATGTCAATAACGACGAAAATACATATCGAACACGAACGCCTCGCGCTGGTTCCAACCTTACAGAACCTCGAAGACATAGCCATCCGTGTCATCACACAGGGGAATACTGATCCGGGGTCCACTGTGTTTCCGTTCCTCATCGAGTATCGCGACAGGGACCGACTCGAAGAGATGCTTGATGCCGATCCGACAGTCCAGAGCTACGAACTAGTCGACTGGACCGACCAGACCG
The Haloarcula marismortui ATCC 43049 DNA segment above includes these coding regions:
- a CDS encoding carbon-nitrogen hydrolase family protein, with the protein product MPAKSFTLAAAQVEPVYHDKEGTLDKTCRYIEQAGRDGADIVVFPETYFPGYPYWRGSVSISRWTDLMVDLQKNSLHVDDEAIEILGEAVAEADLTLVLGTNEISDRQGSETLYNSLFYFDNTGELMGRHRKLMPTHEERAIWGRGDPSSLATYETDVGRLGGLICYENHMTLSKAALTTMGEEIHAAVWPGFWEQHGHPGDKTRAETSEAVDSCDVYPAMREYAFETQSFVAACSAYMSEAVPDGFSEDELGFNVAAGGSMLVNPAGIVKAGPLIGEEGLLTAEFRDDERRATKAYFDAMGHYTRWDAVNLSISDETLAPSQPQEASKHAVAGNGSLSAARAQAIADEYDVPVEAVEAVVDELVG